Within the Cupriavidus malaysiensis genome, the region ACCGCCGCTCGCGCGTTCGCGCGGCGCCGCCCTGCGCCAGGTTTCCCATCCCCCCTTTCCGATCGCTGCGCTTTCCTTCCCTGGAGTCTGACTCATGGGTATGCCTCCGCCTTCTTCCTCCCGCACTGTCAAACTCCGCGGCGACGGCTTGCCGGAAATTCTCGCCCAAGTAGCATTGACCGTTGCCCGCGTACAGGGCTCCGAAGGCATCAACGACCTGTTCACCTATACGGTGGATCTGAAGACGCCTGATGAACGCTGGGGACTCGGGGGACCGGAGGCAAACCTGGACCTGCCGCAGATGCAGGGCCAGGAACTGACGCTGGAGATCGAACTCGACGGCAGCGGCACGGGCCCGAGCGGCGGTTTCGGCGCGGGCGAGCGGGAGATTACAGGAATTGTCACCGAGATCACCGGGCCGATTCCCGAGGGACGACATTTCTTGTATCGGCTGACGCTGCGTCCCTGGCTCTTTCTGGCATCGCTCACCACGGACTACAAGATATTCCAGCAAAAAACGGTGGTCGAAATCCTTGACGAGCTGCTGGCCGACTATTCCTTTCCGGTCGAAAAGCGGCTGGACGTGGCCCGTTACCCCAAGCGGGAATATCAGGTCCAGTACGGCGAGACCGACTATGCGTTCTTCCAGCGCCTGACCGAAGAATGGGGGATCAGCTTCTTCTTCGAGCACTCCAGCGGCCGCCATCGTCTGGTCCTGTCCGACGGCAACGGGGCGTTCCGCCGCGTCGCCAGCCCGGCCTATCACACACTCGAATGGCGCCAGTCTTCCGACCGCGCGGATGCCGAACATCTGTATGCGTTTCATGTGCGCGACCGACTGGTCTCGGGCAGATGGGCAAGCACCGACTATGACTTCGTAAAGCCCCGCGCCGACCTGCATGTGGCGTGCCACGACCCGCGCGACACGGCCCATGCCGACAGCGAGATCTACGCGTATCGCGGCGGCCACGCGCAACCGGCCACCGGTAACGACCCATGGAAGGAGGGCGATATGCTCGCCCGCATCCGCATGGAAGCCATCCGGCAGCACGGCAGCCGCGTGTCCGGGACCGGTAATGTCCGTGCCGTCGTGCCAGGCACGACCTTTGCCCTCAAAGGCTTTGCGCAGACCGCCGCCAATCGTGAGTATCTGGTATTCGCGACGCAGTTGACGCTCGAGGACGTGGGCGAAGTCTCCGGGCAGGGACAATCGTGGCGCTGTGAAGTGCAATTCGACGCGCAATCGACTGCCGAGATTTTCCGCCCCGACCGTACGCGATCCAAACCGCATACGCACGGGCCGCAGACGGCCCTGGTCGTCGGCCCCGAGAATCAGGAGATCTGGGTAGACGAGTTCGGACGGGTCAGGGTGCAGTTCCATTGGGACCGCGTCGGGCAGCGCAACGCCAACAGCTCGTGCTGGGTGCGTACCGCGCAGGCCTGGCAGGGCAACCAGTTCGGCGCAAGCCACCTGCCGCGCATCGGCCAGGAGGTGATTGTCAACTTCCAGTCGGGCGATCCGGACTGCCCCATCATCACCGGCCGCGTGGTGAACCACGTCAACCGGTCGCCGTGGAACCTGCCGGACCAGCACGCGCTGTCGGGCTTTCGCAGCAAGGAGTTGTTCGGCGAACGCCACAACACCTTCCTGCAAGACGACACCCAGGGCCAGATTCAGACACAGCTCGGCAGCGACCATCAGGCCACGATGCTCAGCATGGGCTACATCGTGCGCGTCCCCGGCCATGCGGGACGGCGCGACCAGCGCGGCGAAGGGTACGAGCTGCGCACGGATGCCTGGGGTGTCATGCGTGCCGGCTCGGGCCTGCTGTTGACCACGGAAATGCGCGCGCATGCCGCCAACCATCACAAGGACGTTTCCGAGACGACACAGCGGCTGGCACGCGCGCATGAAATCCACCACGAACTGGGCGACGCCGCGGACCACTTGCACGCGCAGCAGTCCGAGCAGCTGGACGTCGCCCGCGCGCTGCAATCCCAACTCAGCACGCTGAAAGGCCACGGCGAGCAGGGGGAATTCTCGGCGCCGCATCTCGTGGCGGCGAGTCCCGCAGGCATCGCGGTGACAGCCGGGCAGGAGATCCATCTGCACAGCAACTGCCATACGGCGATGACGACGGGCGGACACCTGTCCCTGGCAACGGGCAAGAGCCTGGTAGCCAGCGCCCTGCACCGAATCGTGCTGTTTGCGCGCAAGGCCGGACTGCGCCTGTTTGCCGCCAAGGGCAAGATCGAGATCCAGGCGCAGACCGACGACATCGAGATCATCGCGCAGAAGGTACTGCGCGTGATCAGCGCCATGGACAGCATCGAGATTGCGGCAGCCAAGGAGGTGGTGGTCAATGCCGGCAGCAGCTATCTGCGGCTCAATGCGAACGGCATTGAACACGGCACCACCGGCAGTTGGGCAGCACACGCGGCCAGCCACGCCATGCCCGGGCCGAAGTCCTTGCCACCTCCCCGGCAGATGATGCCCAACGGCATCTGCCTGGAATGCATGACGCTGGCGGCAAGACAAGGAGCAGCGCTGAGCCAGGCGAGCCGCGCCGGATGAAGCGCGGCCCCAGGCGGACAGCCCGCTTGAGAGGCTGGCGGCCACTCGCGCCGTGGCTTCTGTGGCTTGGCTGCGCCGCATCGCCACCCGCGCCGGTGCCATGCATGGCCTGCGCCGCCCAGGCCGCCCAAGCTCGCAGCGCCGTAGCGGCGATGGGCGCGCCACCGATGAGCGCGAAGCCCCCCCTTCTGAAAACGGATTGGAGCCCTCGTGTACTTTGCTGTAGCAGAATCATCGCCACAACTTCCTGGCGAATTGGTAGGCATCTTGCGGCAATGCGCCGAGGCAATGCCGGCATCGCGCCTGTATGCGCTGGTCGATTGCCTGCTCGTCAGGGAGCTGCCGGACCTGTGCCGGCAACACGGCTGGCCGGCGCCGCTCTCCGTCTACGCCGGCTCCCCCGGCTATGACAGCGGCCGCGACTGGGCACCTCATCTGCTGGAATTGCCGCATGACCTGAACCAACTCGCGCAACACACGGCGACACTCGTGTCCCGTTGCAGCGGCCTGCCGGCATTGGGCGTGCTGGTAAGCCGCCATCCGGCTCCCGTCGTACAGGCCCAACTGATGCGCACGGCCGGCATCACGGACGGCAGCGGCAAGCGCTGGCTGTTGCGCTTTGCCGATACCCGTGTCTGGCCTCCCGCGCCCGGATGGCTGAACGCGGAGCAGCAAGCGCACGCCTTCGCGGGAATTGGCGCCTGGATCATCGTCAACCGGCACGGGCAGGCCCAATCCTTCGACGGCGCGCCCGATGCCGAGCCCGCCCGGCCAGACGAACCTGTCGAGGACTTCCGGGTGACCGAACGGCAACTGATCCAACTGTTCGACGTCGGAGAGCCGGACCAGCACCTGGCCAGGATGGCCGAAAACCCCTACCACGCCCAGTTGGCGCGCAGCCCCATCGAACAATACGACACCGTGCATCGGGCATTGGCCACGCTGGACCGGATCGGCATCGATGACGATCAACAGCGCTTTCTCTACGCCCGCTTCGCGGTGCGCTTTGCGGGCGACTGCGAGCAAGACCCCGCCGTGCAGCAAGCACTGCTATGCGCGCGCCACAAGGAAGGCATCCTGTCCGATCTGCTCAAACGGCTGCCACGCTGAATGCGAGCCAACATCTTTCGAGGAGACTGTCTTATGCGAAAACGCTGCAAGCTGCTTCTTTCCGCCTTAGCGCTTACCCTGGCATCGACCTGCGCGGGCGCCGCGCCGACTGAGCGAGACAACGACCGGCCAGCGACACCGCCTTTCGCCGCGGATCCTGGCGACGAGAGCAGGGCTTGCTTCCGCAGCATTGATTTCGTACTCAAAGAAGCCATCAATAGCCGCTTTCAAGACCGGGAAACCCTGGACACCGCGCATAGGCGAATCGAGGAGAAGCAAAGCACGATGCCGACGCCGCCCCAAGTCGCCGCGATGACCAGGAATATCGTGAGCCACGTCTATTCCCCGGATTTCTCCGCGCTCTATCACCCCGACAGCGCGCAGCAGGTGACACAGGAGATCGCAGCGCTCATGACGGTTCAGTTCTGTCAGGGGCGCGCCCGATAGGCATTCCCATGCCCACGTCAGGCAAGCGCAACCAAGCCCGCATGACGTCCGCGTGAACGGCCCATCCAGCGAGGATCCTCACGCCCCGGGAAGCGCTCGTCACGAGAACGGTGCCCCGGACGGCCGCATAGGAGAGCCGCATGAATTCCCCCCTTGCCCCGCGTGGTGGGCGGCAACGTCGAGGAATGGCTCTTTCCCGGCGTGCATTCGGATGTCGGCGGCGGCTACGCGCCCGGCAACCAGGGACGCTCGCGTGGCGGGCACGCAGCGCTGCTGTCGCAGATTCCACTGGTTCGCACGTATCGGCTGAATGAGGAACGCGATTCTCGCCGCGTCTATCGCCATCCCCTGCGCGTTCACTGACAAGGACTCACCCATGCCACGGCTACACCATCTGATTGCGGTATGCCTCGTCTCCACCTTGCTGGCCGCCTGCGCCAGTAACAGCGGCGGCCTGTCTACGCGCGATGCCGACAAGGCCTATATCAACGCCTCCATCGGACCGGTCAACCATACCAGTCAATTTCTCTATGGCTTCACCGTCAATGGCCAATTTGGCGCGAATGCCAGGGCATACGGCG harbors:
- a CDS encoding DUF4123 domain-containing protein translates to MPASRLYALVDCLLVRELPDLCRQHGWPAPLSVYAGSPGYDSGRDWAPHLLELPHDLNQLAQHTATLVSRCSGLPALGVLVSRHPAPVVQAQLMRTAGITDGSGKRWLLRFADTRVWPPAPGWLNAEQQAHAFAGIGAWIIVNRHGQAQSFDGAPDAEPARPDEPVEDFRVTERQLIQLFDVGEPDQHLARMAENPYHAQLARSPIEQYDTVHRALATLDRIGIDDDQQRFLYARFAVRFAGDCEQDPAVQQALLCARHKEGILSDLLKRLPR
- a CDS encoding type VI secretion system Vgr family protein; this encodes MGMPPPSSSRTVKLRGDGLPEILAQVALTVARVQGSEGINDLFTYTVDLKTPDERWGLGGPEANLDLPQMQGQELTLEIELDGSGTGPSGGFGAGEREITGIVTEITGPIPEGRHFLYRLTLRPWLFLASLTTDYKIFQQKTVVEILDELLADYSFPVEKRLDVARYPKREYQVQYGETDYAFFQRLTEEWGISFFFEHSSGRHRLVLSDGNGAFRRVASPAYHTLEWRQSSDRADAEHLYAFHVRDRLVSGRWASTDYDFVKPRADLHVACHDPRDTAHADSEIYAYRGGHAQPATGNDPWKEGDMLARIRMEAIRQHGSRVSGTGNVRAVVPGTTFALKGFAQTAANREYLVFATQLTLEDVGEVSGQGQSWRCEVQFDAQSTAEIFRPDRTRSKPHTHGPQTALVVGPENQEIWVDEFGRVRVQFHWDRVGQRNANSSCWVRTAQAWQGNQFGASHLPRIGQEVIVNFQSGDPDCPIITGRVVNHVNRSPWNLPDQHALSGFRSKELFGERHNTFLQDDTQGQIQTQLGSDHQATMLSMGYIVRVPGHAGRRDQRGEGYELRTDAWGVMRAGSGLLLTTEMRAHAANHHKDVSETTQRLARAHEIHHELGDAADHLHAQQSEQLDVARALQSQLSTLKGHGEQGEFSAPHLVAASPAGIAVTAGQEIHLHSNCHTAMTTGGHLSLATGKSLVASALHRIVLFARKAGLRLFAAKGKIEIQAQTDDIEIIAQKVLRVISAMDSIEIAAAKEVVVNAGSSYLRLNANGIEHGTTGSWAAHAASHAMPGPKSLPPPRQMMPNGICLECMTLAARQGAALSQASRAG